Within Cyprinus carpio isolate SPL01 chromosome A7, ASM1834038v1, whole genome shotgun sequence, the genomic segment actgtaaaatttacggtaaaaaacggcagctgtggttgccggaATTCTACCGTAAAAAATACGGtaacaacattttaggttttacggttttaaccactgatctataatataatatgtaacataatataatatgtaacatacaaccctaagaAACATAACAGATATGAAAAAACTATTTACCATTAAAATCACGGTCATTTTTTATatgtaacataatataatatgtaacatACAACTAATCCAGATTACTGTGTAATCAACTACTCAGGCCCACAACCCTAAGAAACATAACAGATATGAAAAAACTATTTACCATTAAAATCAcggtcattttttaaattgtgagagaaatatgcttttatatGAGGGTTTGTAAATAgagacagaattttcagttttgtataaacttttcctttaaatgctatACTCTTTTCATTCCAATTAAACCATACATGTTTGGGGTTGAACAGGCAAAGCTGCTGAAGCGGCAGAAATGGgcatatttcaaaaacaagtgGAATCTGTTAGACCTGGCCATCATCATTTTAAGTTGGAGTTCATTGTCAGTGTTCATCAAGAGAACAGTGCAGGGAGACAAAGACATTGAATACTACCAAAACCACAAAGATCAGTGAGTAGATCTTTTTTCCAAAGGAAAATTTTGATATAAACATAAACTGAACATGCAATTGACCCTACAAGCGGTTTGgagcatggatggatggatgaactaAACATGGTAAAAATGCTATTTCTGTCCTACAGGTTTCCCAGTTTCCATGACACAGCTGTCATAGACGCTACACTGGGATATCTCATGGCTTTCTTGGTTCTTCTGGCCTGTGTAAAACTCTGGCATCTGCTGAGACTCAACCCTAAACTTCACCTCATCACCTCTTCACTGCAGCGGGCATGGAACGATATGTCCAGCTTCATTGTAGTTATCGTCATTATCCTCTTGGCCTATTCACTTACTGTAAGAGCAACAACTTTTACTGTCaataacagtgtaaaatattgtttttaacataGTATTTTACCATACCGCTTCATCTTTAAAGAGAtaatccacccaaaaatgacaattctgtcatcacttcctcaccctcaagtcatttcaACCCTGAGTTTCTTTcctccgtggaacacaaaagatattttgaagaatattgggtAGCCAAACGTTTTCAAGTCCTGTTGTCTTTCATAGTTGGGATTAAAATACTAAATCAATGGGACATGCAATTGTTtagttactaacattcttcaaaatatcttctgttgtgaagaaggaagaaagaaaattcatacgggtttggaacaatatgagggtgagtaaaaaatgactgaattttaatttatgggtgaactgtccctttaagtgcaATGAGTAGCATCTTGTGTTACGTTGTCGATTACCACAAATAATAACttccacaaaattttttttttgaatggccACCCCATAGGCTTCCATTTGTAGGTGGTTTTAGGTGGTTTTCTTAAAtcaaagcattaatttcttttcatAGTGCAATCTAATATTTGGATGGAAGCTGTACTCATACAGAACTTTCCCAGATGCGTTCAAAACAATCTTCAGTTTGCAGTTTGGAATCTTCAATTACGATGAGGTTGGTAAAATGATTCACAGACCGAGACTGGGGAAGTAGCACAGAAAAGCTTTTGCTTTATCGCAGCTTTCACGCTTCCTCTGCAGGTGCTGAGTTCTGATCCGGTGCTCGGCGCTCTCATCATTTCCACTTGCGTCATCTTCATCACATTCGTGATCCTGACCCTCTTTGTCTCAATCATCCTCGAGGCGTTCGGTGAAGAACAGGAGAAACACCAGGTGTTATACGAGTCACTTTCACATTTGACGTTTTCTAACAGCTGTTAGACTTCAGTCACATAAGCAAACATTCATTGGTTTAAATGTGATAACTGAAATTACTTTTCTGATACTCAGCCCTCTGAGGAAGAGGAAATCGTTGACTTGATGTTAGTGAAGATCCTCAGTCTTTTTGGAATCAAATgcaagaagaaagaagaagaaactcATAATGGTGACAAAACTACCTAGTCCTTATCACTGGCTCGTGCTCCTACAGGAGGGATCGCTGACTTCTTTCCTTGCTCTATCTGCCAACTTGTcttcaaatacttaaaaatgtaattaattaaaattaaaatatgcatctCTGCTAAAGTTGAATTGCTTCTACAATGCACATGTTAGTTTcgattaaacttaaaaatgtgcTCTTTGTGAACTTTTAACAAACCCCGAGCTTTGCATGTagtgaacaaaataaaacaggtgAGGCTGCAGAAGCTTGTTTGGCATtactttttatgataaaaaaaagaaatctcggTGTGAATACAATGACATGTCTGCAGTTGGACTTTGCTGTAACACTGGACACTTGTTTTGATATTCTGATGGACTAAGAATGGTACTATAATGCAAGTGTAAAACAGGTTAACCTTGATAAGGACCAGAACATCAAAAAGGGAAAGAACATTTGAAGCAAATTTCTTTCTcgtttaatcaaaaaaaaaaaaaaagtcagaaaaaagcCCAATTTAAACTGCAAATTATTACAAGAGGAGGCAAAGAAATGTAGAACTGCTCCCTCATTCAGCCAAGATCGTGTAAGCTCAAGTTCATGCCAGTTCAAGttcatttcttttcctttttgtcATCTTTCTTGGCTGAAGAGTCTCCCTTCTCCTTCTCTTTGTCCTTATCTTTATCCTTCTCatccttcttttctttcttgctgTCATCTTTCTCTTGGCCCTCTTTCTTTTCTGCGTCGCGGTTAGCGATTTTGTTGTTGATGAGATTGTGGAGCGCCACTACAGAGCGGATGAGCGAGGCCAGATAGACCACAAGCATCTGATCGTTGGTCTTAAGGTAGAAGGCCTTGACAAACTCCTGCAGGTTGACATCGGGCAGCAGATTGAACACGTCCTGCAGCTGATAAATGATCTGGTGGTTGATGGGCAGTTTGCCGGTTGCAACCTTCTCCAGATAGCTCTTGATATCCAGCAGCTTGGAGTTGAGCCCTTTCAGGCCATGAACCTGATTGGTGATGCGCTGCGACAAAGTGCCAACTGTTGTGTCCTTGATATCACTGCAAAAAATCAGCATGAGAATAAATAAACTAGGCTgtttatagatattttaaaaagtgctgtcaatcgattaaaaaaaattaactaatcgcatgtttttctttctgtaaatGTGATTAATTGAGCCTTACATTAAAACTTGTATTGCATTTTCATATTGTAATACATATATTCAACATTTAATCTCCAAATTTATGTAAAACCACATATAgttgaattatttgtttaatggcatatttttactaagtactattaaagggatagtccaccccaaaatgaaaattttgtcatttatcaattacccccatgttgttgcaaacccatAAAAACTtcgttcgtcttctgaacacaatttaagatattttggatgaaaaccgggaggcctgtgactgtcccatagactgccaagtaaataacagtgtcaaggtccatagaAGGTATGAAaatcgtcatcagaatactccatctgccatcagacgtgcaatctgggttatatgaagcgacgagaatactttttgtaaatgaagaaaacaaaaataacgactttattcaacaattcctttgtcagcagtctcctctgtgtctcgcCATATCACCGTAGGGTgtttgattttatgtattatatgatgaatatggtttttatgtttcttagtttttttctctttgatttgaaataaaacagtgcatcctcaAAGATAGGGTGTTtaagaagagcatacgcagcttatggtgatatggagagacacagaggggaatgttgacaaaggaattgttgaataaagtcgttatttttgttttcttcgcttacaaaaagtgttcccgtcgcttcatataacccagattgcacgtctgatgacagatggagtattctaacgacgactttcataccttttctggatcttgacactgttatttacttggcagtctatgagacagtcacaagcctcccggttttcatccagaatatcttaaattgtgttccgaagatgaacgaatcttttacgggtttggaacgacacgggggtaagtgattaatgacaaaattttcattttggggtggggtaTGCTTTTAATGAAGGCCAGTATCATTgctactgatgtctctattaaattattatttatttttttctggagtaattatagccattcaccattacagtataattgaaagccatcatttttaacacttaataggcttaaaaaataaaaatcttcacaTAAACACAAGTTAAAATATTTGGTATCAATAGATTCTCTCGATACAACATCAGCATTGTGAGTatttaacttaaacttattttatttggcTGCTCGATCGGACGCTTCTtacacagaaaatattaattgcaGTTAAGTTAACAGGTtatttttgacagccctaattataatacatctaaaatgaatcaaataatcAGTAATGCACATGTTTTCATCCCCGTCTTACCGCAACAAATGCTCCACGCCAACTTCCTCTGCCTCCTCTGCTCCGATCTCGCTGGTCACGTGTTCAAACGTCTTAGATGTGGGAGTTCCATCTTCAGCGAAGAATAAACGTCAACAATCAGCGTGTGAAGAATCGAATATATTAATGTGGCTTAATATACTACTTCAAAAAGAACTCACATCATGCACTTCCTCCACTGAGATGTAAGCCTCAGTTGGCAACCCCAGGTCCTTGGGTTTCACATCAATGATGACTAAAACCTTTGGGATTCAGGATAAAACATGACTGGCTTGCACCCTGGTACACAGTgtgtaaaataaactgaaaaagtaGTAAACAAATAGTATTACATACCGAATTAGAGCAGTACTGTTTCATGAGTTCATTTATGGCAATATCATTTTTGTGCAGCTTCGGGCCTGTGTGATACCAGCCGACTATTCGCTCCCTTGCt encodes:
- the psmd7 gene encoding 26S proteasome non-ATPase regulatory subunit 7 — protein: MPDLAVERVVVHPLVLLSVVDHFNRIGKVGSQKRVVGVLLGSWHKKVLDVSNSFAVPFDEDDKDDSVWFLDHDYLENMYGMFKKVNARERIVGWYHTGPKLHKNDIAINELMKQYCSNSVLVIIDVKPKDLGLPTEAYISVEEVHDDGTPTSKTFEHVTSEIGAEEAEEVGVEHLLRDIKDTTVGTLSQRITNQVHGLKGLNSKLLDIKSYLEKVATGKLPINHQIIYQLQDVFNLLPDVNLQEFVKAFYLKTNDQMLVVYLASLIRSVVALHNLINNKIANRDAEKKEGQEKDDSKKEKKDEKDKDKDKEKEKGDSSAKKDDKKEKK